In one Chelmon rostratus isolate fCheRos1 chromosome 7, fCheRos1.pri, whole genome shotgun sequence genomic region, the following are encoded:
- the paf1 gene encoding RNA polymerase II-associated factor 1 homolog isoform X2 yields MAPTIQTQAQREDGHRPSSHRTVPERSGVVCRVKYCNSLPDIPFDPKFITYPFDQHRFVQYKATSLEKQHKHELLTEPDLGVTIDLINPDTYRIDPSILLDPADEKLLEEDIQAPSSSKRSQQHAKVVPWMRKTEYISTEFNRYGVSNEKVEVKIGVSVKQQFTEEEIYKDRDSQISAIEKTFEDAQKSITQHYSKPRVTPVEVLPVFPDFKMWINPCAQVIFDSDPAPKDISGPAGVEMMSQAMIRGMMDEEGNQFVAYFLPNEETLRKRKRDCDEGMDYMPEDLYDYKIAREYNWNVKNKASKGYEENYFFIFRDGDGVYYNELETRVRLSKRRAKAGAQSTTNAVLVCKHRDMNEKELEAQEARKAQLENHEPEDEEEDMDMDKDIQDSGDDKEKGSGSEAENSGSESEREDDDREQRGEDDDEDEERGKRRRKASGSGSESGEERTREMRDEEEIFGSDDDSDDNEPKNSGRSSGEDGSGSEDEGGHRGGSRSRSASPAHSDRSSEHSERAQSGSGSERGSDSSDASDSE; encoded by the exons ATGGCTCCAACGATTCAGACACAAGCTCAGCGGGAAGACGGCCATAG GCCGTCCTCACACAGAACTGTTCCAGAGAG GTCAGGTGTAGTCTGTCGAGTGAAGTATTGCAACAGCCTGCCTGACATCCCCTTTGACCCCAAATTCATCACATATCCATTTGATCAGCACAG GTTTGTACAATATAAAGCCACTTCTCTCGAGAAGCAGCACAAGCATGAGCTCCTGACTGAGCCAGACCTCGGGGTCACCATTGATCTCATCAACCCAGACACCTACCGCATAGACCCCAGTA TCCTGTTGGACCCAGCTGATGAAAAACTGCTGGAAGAGGACATCCAGGCTCCATCCAGTTCAAAGAG GTCACAGCAGCATGCAAAAGTGGTCCCGTGGATGAGAAAGACAGAATATATTTCCACAGAGTTTAACAGATATGGCGTTTCCAATGAGAAAGTGGAAGTCAA GATTGGTGTATCTGTCAAACAGCAAtttacagaagaagaaatctaCAAGGACAGAGACAGCCAGATTTCTGCTATTGAGAAGACATTTGAGGATGCACAGAAGTCG ATTACGCAGCACTACAGTAAACCCAGAGTTACTCCTGTGGAGGTGCTACCTGTGTTCCCCGACTTCAAG ATGTGGATCAACCCATGCGCTCAGGTCATCTTTGACTCTGATCCTGCACCTAAAGACATATCAGGACCAGCGGGAGTGGAAATGATGTCTCAGGCCATGATCAG AGGTATGATGGATGAGGAAGGAAATCAGTTTGTGGCCTACTTCCTGCCCAATGAGGAAACACTTCGCAAACGCAAGAGAGACTGCGATGAGGGGATGGATTATATGCCTGAGGATCT GTATGATTACAAGATTGCCAGAGAGTACAACTGGAATGTCAAGAACAAAGCCAGCAAGGGTTATGAGGAGAACTACTTCTTCATCTTCAGAGATGGAGATGGTGTTTACTACAACGAGCTTGAGACGAG GGTGCGTCTGAGCAAGAGGAGAGCCAAGGCTGGAGCACAGTCGACCACAAACGCTGTGCTGGTGTGTAAGCACAGAGACATGAACGAGAAGGAGCTCGAAGCCCAG GAAGCGCGTAAGGCTCAGCTGGAGAACCATGAGccagaagatgaagaggaagacatGGACATGGATAAGGACATACAGGACTctg GTGATGATAAAGAGAAGGGCAGCGGCAGTGAGGCAGAGAACTCTGGTAGCGAATCTGAGCGGGAAGATGACGACCGCGAACAAAGGGGAGAAGACGACGATGAGGATGAGGAAAGAGGGAAGCGGAGGAGGAAGGCAAGCGGCAGCGGAAGTGAGAGCGGCGAGGAGAGGACCAGAGAAATGCGAGATGAGGAAGAGATCTTCGGCAGCGACGACGACAGCGACGACAACGAGCCCAAGAACTCAGGCAGGAGCAGCGGGGAGGACGGCAGTGGGAGCGAGGATGAAGGAGGgcacagaggaggcagcaggagtCGCAGTGCCTCTCCAGCACACA
- the paf1 gene encoding RNA polymerase II-associated factor 1 homolog isoform X1 → MAPTIQTQAQREDGHSRPSSHRTVPERSGVVCRVKYCNSLPDIPFDPKFITYPFDQHRFVQYKATSLEKQHKHELLTEPDLGVTIDLINPDTYRIDPSILLDPADEKLLEEDIQAPSSSKRSQQHAKVVPWMRKTEYISTEFNRYGVSNEKVEVKIGVSVKQQFTEEEIYKDRDSQISAIEKTFEDAQKSITQHYSKPRVTPVEVLPVFPDFKMWINPCAQVIFDSDPAPKDISGPAGVEMMSQAMIRGMMDEEGNQFVAYFLPNEETLRKRKRDCDEGMDYMPEDLYDYKIAREYNWNVKNKASKGYEENYFFIFRDGDGVYYNELETRVRLSKRRAKAGAQSTTNAVLVCKHRDMNEKELEAQEARKAQLENHEPEDEEEDMDMDKDIQDSGDDKEKGSGSEAENSGSESEREDDDREQRGEDDDEDEERGKRRRKASGSGSESGEERTREMRDEEEIFGSDDDSDDNEPKNSGRSSGEDGSGSEDEGGHRGGSRSRSASPAHSDRSSEHSERAQSGSGSERGSDSSDASDSE, encoded by the exons ATGGCTCCAACGATTCAGACACAAGCTCAGCGGGAAGACGGCCATAG TAGGCCGTCCTCACACAGAACTGTTCCAGAGAG GTCAGGTGTAGTCTGTCGAGTGAAGTATTGCAACAGCCTGCCTGACATCCCCTTTGACCCCAAATTCATCACATATCCATTTGATCAGCACAG GTTTGTACAATATAAAGCCACTTCTCTCGAGAAGCAGCACAAGCATGAGCTCCTGACTGAGCCAGACCTCGGGGTCACCATTGATCTCATCAACCCAGACACCTACCGCATAGACCCCAGTA TCCTGTTGGACCCAGCTGATGAAAAACTGCTGGAAGAGGACATCCAGGCTCCATCCAGTTCAAAGAG GTCACAGCAGCATGCAAAAGTGGTCCCGTGGATGAGAAAGACAGAATATATTTCCACAGAGTTTAACAGATATGGCGTTTCCAATGAGAAAGTGGAAGTCAA GATTGGTGTATCTGTCAAACAGCAAtttacagaagaagaaatctaCAAGGACAGAGACAGCCAGATTTCTGCTATTGAGAAGACATTTGAGGATGCACAGAAGTCG ATTACGCAGCACTACAGTAAACCCAGAGTTACTCCTGTGGAGGTGCTACCTGTGTTCCCCGACTTCAAG ATGTGGATCAACCCATGCGCTCAGGTCATCTTTGACTCTGATCCTGCACCTAAAGACATATCAGGACCAGCGGGAGTGGAAATGATGTCTCAGGCCATGATCAG AGGTATGATGGATGAGGAAGGAAATCAGTTTGTGGCCTACTTCCTGCCCAATGAGGAAACACTTCGCAAACGCAAGAGAGACTGCGATGAGGGGATGGATTATATGCCTGAGGATCT GTATGATTACAAGATTGCCAGAGAGTACAACTGGAATGTCAAGAACAAAGCCAGCAAGGGTTATGAGGAGAACTACTTCTTCATCTTCAGAGATGGAGATGGTGTTTACTACAACGAGCTTGAGACGAG GGTGCGTCTGAGCAAGAGGAGAGCCAAGGCTGGAGCACAGTCGACCACAAACGCTGTGCTGGTGTGTAAGCACAGAGACATGAACGAGAAGGAGCTCGAAGCCCAG GAAGCGCGTAAGGCTCAGCTGGAGAACCATGAGccagaagatgaagaggaagacatGGACATGGATAAGGACATACAGGACTctg GTGATGATAAAGAGAAGGGCAGCGGCAGTGAGGCAGAGAACTCTGGTAGCGAATCTGAGCGGGAAGATGACGACCGCGAACAAAGGGGAGAAGACGACGATGAGGATGAGGAAAGAGGGAAGCGGAGGAGGAAGGCAAGCGGCAGCGGAAGTGAGAGCGGCGAGGAGAGGACCAGAGAAATGCGAGATGAGGAAGAGATCTTCGGCAGCGACGACGACAGCGACGACAACGAGCCCAAGAACTCAGGCAGGAGCAGCGGGGAGGACGGCAGTGGGAGCGAGGATGAAGGAGGgcacagaggaggcagcaggagtCGCAGTGCCTCTCCAGCACACA